One genomic window of Hymenobacter sp. J193 includes the following:
- a CDS encoding MarC family protein, with amino-acid sequence MFSLKEITSVTLTLFAIIDILGSIPIIIQIRQREGRIRSEVATLVAGVLMVAFLFLGQSILALFSVDLQSFALAGSIIIFLIGMEMILGVELFRHNATASGTGSIVPLAFPIIVGAGTMTTLLSLRAVYSLPNVLVGIVVNLVFVFLVLKSSAWIERKLGKAGEDILRRVFGVILLAIAIKLFKQNF; translated from the coding sequence ATGTTCAGCCTGAAAGAAATTACGTCCGTCACGCTCACGCTGTTTGCCATCATTGATATTCTAGGCTCCATCCCGATTATCATCCAGATCCGGCAGCGCGAGGGGCGTATTCGCTCCGAGGTGGCCACACTGGTGGCTGGGGTGCTGATGGTGGCGTTTCTGTTTCTGGGGCAAAGCATTCTGGCGCTGTTCAGCGTGGATCTGCAGTCGTTTGCGCTGGCCGGCTCCATCATCATCTTCCTCATTGGCATGGAAATGATTCTGGGCGTGGAGCTGTTCCGCCACAATGCCACCGCCTCGGGCACAGGCTCCATCGTGCCGCTGGCTTTCCCGATAATAGTGGGCGCCGGCACCATGACCACACTGCTCTCCCTGCGCGCGGTGTACTCCCTACCCAATGTGCTGGTGGGCATTGTGGTCAACTTGGTGTTCGTGTTCCTGGTGCTGAAAAGCTCGGCTTGGATTGAGCGCAAGCTGGGCAAAGCCGGCGAAGACATTCTGCGCCGCGTGTTCGGCGTCATCCTGCTGGCTATTGCCATCAAGCTGTTCAAGCAAAACTTTTAA
- the rnhA gene encoding ribonuclease HI yields MIYLFTDGSSRGNPGPGGYGAILRFGQHEKELTEGFRLTTNNRMELLAVIVGLEAITRPELPITVVTDSKYVVDAVEKRWVFGWAQKPDFGKKANEDLWRRFLKIYRQRNVQFRWVRGHNGHPENERCDQLAVRSATQGRLLIDEGYELMEAARG; encoded by the coding sequence ATGATTTACCTTTTTACCGATGGCTCTTCGCGGGGCAACCCGGGGCCGGGAGGCTACGGCGCCATCCTGCGCTTTGGCCAGCACGAGAAAGAGCTGACCGAGGGCTTCCGCCTCACCACCAACAACCGTATGGAGCTGCTGGCCGTGATTGTGGGCCTCGAAGCCATTACGCGCCCCGAGCTGCCCATCACCGTGGTCACGGATTCCAAGTACGTGGTGGATGCCGTGGAAAAGCGCTGGGTGTTCGGCTGGGCGCAGAAACCCGACTTCGGCAAAAAGGCCAACGAAGACTTGTGGCGGCGCTTTCTGAAAATCTACCGCCAGCGCAATGTGCAGTTCCGTTGGGTGCGCGGCCACAACGGCCACCCCGAAAACGAGCGGTGCGACCAGTTGGCCGTGCGGAGTGCCACCCAAGGCCGGCTGCTCATCGACGAAGGCTATGAGCTGATGGAAGCCGCCCGTGGCTAA
- a CDS encoding tRNA1(Val) (adenine(37)-N6)-methyltransferase, whose translation MANDFFQFKQFRVEQAACAMKVSTDACVLGAVADVAGARRILDIGTGTGLLALMAAQRNPVAYIEAVELEPQAAAQAARNVTASPWPDRVLIHAQSLADFAATQPAPFDHILCNPPFFRQSLRSPDARRTTARHAAEDTLSFEELAGFAAAYLTPNGRLTVLLPPPEMQEFAQAARRAGLYPATRLVLRHRAGSKPLRHITTFSLTSQPVQETELTIRTGHDDGTYSPEFSALLRPFYLAL comes from the coding sequence GTGGCTAACGACTTTTTCCAGTTCAAGCAGTTCCGCGTCGAGCAGGCCGCGTGCGCCATGAAAGTCAGTACCGATGCCTGCGTGCTGGGGGCAGTGGCCGACGTGGCCGGCGCCCGGCGTATCCTGGACATCGGCACCGGCACCGGCCTGCTGGCTTTGATGGCCGCTCAGCGCAATCCGGTAGCCTATATCGAGGCCGTGGAGCTGGAGCCGCAGGCGGCCGCCCAGGCGGCCCGCAACGTAACCGCCAGCCCCTGGCCCGACCGGGTGCTTATCCACGCTCAGAGCCTGGCCGACTTTGCCGCGACTCAGCCCGCGCCGTTCGACCATATTCTGTGTAACCCGCCGTTCTTCCGCCAGTCGCTCCGCTCGCCCGATGCCCGGCGTACCACGGCCCGCCACGCTGCCGAGGACACGCTCAGCTTCGAGGAGCTGGCCGGGTTTGCCGCCGCCTATCTTACTCCCAACGGCCGCCTCACGGTGCTGCTGCCGCCCCCGGAAATGCAGGAGTTTGCGCAGGCTGCCCGCCGCGCCGGCCTCTACCCTGCCACCCGGCTGGTACTGCGCCACCGAGCCGGCAGCAAGCCACTGCGCCACATTACCACCTTCAGCCTGACAAGCCAGCCGGTGCAGGAAACGGAGCTGACAATTCGCACTGGGCATGACGACGGCACGTACTCACCGGAGTTCAGTGCCCTGCTACGGCCGTTCTACCTGGCGCTGTAG
- a CDS encoding saccharopine dehydrogenase C-terminal domain-containing protein has protein sequence MTRILLLGAGRSASSLIQYLLRYAPQENWQLTIGDVNPAALHTLLAPHQAYARAVAFEIADAVLLNALVLEADIVVSMLPALFHPVVAQACVHHGRHLATASYVSPEIRAFDAEARAAGITLLMECGLDPGLDHMSAMQVIEHIRAQGGRLTSFKSYCGGLLAPDSEGDNPWKYKFTWNPRNVVLAGQSTAKYLENGHPRYIPYQYLFARTEQLQVPGYGAFDGYANRDSLSYRQPYGLDDIPTILRGTLRRPGYCAAWHALVRLGLTDDSVHLANATDMPWQALVASYLPAIGSADVATRCAAYLGLAENGEEMQRLRWLGLFSDQPVGLSDATPAQLLELLLTEKWALQPQDHDMIVMQHLFAYELAGETHWHTSSLVVLGDDAVHTAMAKTVGLPLGMAVRRLARGEVQHRGVVIPTHADVYEPILAELAQDYCIRFVEETGVSAPATAPGRTAVAGH, from the coding sequence ATGACCCGCATTCTGTTGCTCGGCGCCGGACGCTCGGCCTCCTCCCTTATTCAGTACCTGCTGCGCTACGCCCCCCAGGAAAACTGGCAACTCACCATTGGCGACGTGAATCCCGCTGCGTTGCATACACTGTTGGCCCCGCACCAGGCCTATGCGCGGGCCGTGGCCTTCGAAATTGCTGATGCGGTATTGCTGAACGCGCTGGTACTGGAGGCGGACATCGTGGTGTCGATGCTGCCGGCTTTGTTTCATCCGGTGGTGGCTCAGGCCTGCGTACACCACGGCCGCCACCTAGCCACGGCCAGCTATGTGAGTCCCGAAATCCGCGCCTTCGACGCCGAGGCCCGGGCGGCAGGCATCACCCTGCTGATGGAATGCGGCCTCGACCCCGGCCTCGACCACATGTCGGCCATGCAGGTGATTGAGCACATTCGGGCGCAGGGCGGGCGGCTAACCTCGTTTAAGTCGTACTGCGGCGGGCTGCTGGCCCCCGACTCGGAGGGTGACAATCCGTGGAAGTACAAGTTTACCTGGAATCCGCGCAACGTGGTGCTGGCCGGCCAGAGCACCGCCAAGTACCTTGAAAACGGCCACCCGCGCTACATTCCCTACCAGTACCTGTTTGCCCGCACCGAGCAGCTGCAGGTGCCCGGCTACGGCGCCTTTGATGGCTATGCTAACCGCGACTCGCTCAGCTACCGTCAGCCCTATGGCCTGGACGATATTCCTACCATCCTGCGTGGCACCCTGCGCCGCCCCGGCTATTGCGCCGCCTGGCACGCGCTGGTGCGCCTGGGCCTCACCGACGACTCCGTGCACCTGGCCAACGCCACCGATATGCCCTGGCAGGCGCTGGTAGCATCGTATCTGCCCGCCATCGGGTCCGCCGATGTAGCAACCCGCTGCGCCGCCTATCTGGGCCTGGCCGAAAACGGGGAGGAAATGCAGCGCCTGCGCTGGCTGGGCCTTTTCTCCGACCAACCCGTGGGCCTATCCGACGCCACCCCGGCCCAGCTGCTGGAGCTTCTGCTCACGGAAAAGTGGGCCCTGCAGCCCCAGGACCACGACATGATTGTGATGCAGCACCTGTTTGCCTACGAACTGGCCGGCGAAACTCACTGGCACACCTCGTCCCTGGTAGTGCTGGGCGATGATGCCGTGCATACTGCCATGGCCAAAACCGTGGGCCTGCCGCTGGGCATGGCCGTACGGCGGCTGGCGCGGGGCGAGGTTCAGCACCGGGGCGTGGTCATCCCAACTCACGCTGATGTGTACGAGCCCATTCTGGCCGAGCTGGCCCAGGACTATTGTATCCGCTTCGTGGAAGAAACCGGCGTGAGCGCGCCGGCTACAGCGCCAGGTAGAACGGCCGTAGCAGGGCACTGA
- a CDS encoding cytidine deaminase → MAHLHTLTISVEVLTSEAELSPAESAVWQAARAATDHAYAPYSHFHVGTALLLDDGTIFRGTNQENAAFPSGLCAERTALFGLAASQPTRRIRGMAVAARPAAGDFVPVSSCGACRQVMAEYEHRQGEAIPLLLPGPGGTIHRFQRLSDLLPFGFTADDLPARP, encoded by the coding sequence ATGGCTCACCTGCATACGCTCACTATTTCGGTTGAGGTGCTGACCTCCGAAGCCGAACTTTCGCCCGCCGAGTCTGCCGTTTGGCAGGCTGCCCGCGCCGCCACCGACCACGCGTATGCTCCCTACTCCCACTTCCACGTAGGCACCGCCCTTCTACTCGATGATGGCACCATCTTTCGGGGAACCAACCAGGAAAACGCGGCTTTCCCGTCCGGCCTCTGCGCCGAGCGCACGGCCCTGTTCGGGTTGGCCGCCAGTCAGCCCACGCGCCGCATCCGGGGTATGGCCGTAGCCGCACGCCCTGCCGCCGGCGACTTTGTGCCCGTTTCTTCCTGCGGGGCCTGCCGCCAGGTGATGGCCGAGTATGAGCACCGCCAGGGCGAGGCTATTCCGCTGCTGCTGCCCGGCCCGGGGGGCACCATTCACCGCTTCCAGCGCCTGAGTGACCT